The region AACGGCGGCCATCATTTTCCGCCATATGATGGAAAAAGCGCTGGCCGACGAGCCTGTCGTCCGCTTCTCGCTGCCGCTTGTGAAACAAGCGGAACGAGAACACAAAAAACGTGAGCCAAAGGCGCCTGAATCCGTGCCGCCAAAGGTGAAGGAAAAACCGCGTACGCCCGGCCATGAAAAAGGAAAAAACAAAAAAGAGAAAAAAGAAAAAAAGCACGGAAAAGGGCATGGCGGCAAGCATGAATAAGCTGTTGCCAAAGGCGTTCTCAACCTTTGTTTGGGCGCATATATATAAAGACAAGCCGCACGAAAAAGGAGGGGGAGCGCCCATGGCGCATTTCGGCTCGAAAGGATGGCTTGTGGCTGAGTTGAAAAAGGCGGGCATCGCCCGTCATCCGGTTGGACGGAAAAAAATTGAAACGTACAAGGCGACGGAGCTGTACGGGCTGTACCGAAAATATGTGCAGAAAACATGCTGAACCGGATGAAGCGATCCGGCTTCTTTTTTGGGGTACAATAGTTATAAGGAAAGGTCGTGAAGCCTTGATATGTCAACATTTCTAGTGGTAGGAGGGAGGTCGCGCCTCTTTGGCCAGGAAAGCGATGAAGAAAAAACGGTTTACTGTAGCGGAAGGGGAAACGATCGCCGCCTGTTTAGAGCGAATGAAACAGGAAGGCTACCGCCCTGTCCGCCGCATCGAGCAGCCGATTTTCCGCGAAGTGGAAACGAACGGCGAAACGATGGTTGAGCCGTGCGGGCGCATCATCGAATTTGAGGGTGTGCGCGATGAGCCATAACGGGCGGTTGTTGGCTCCACCTTAGGCTGAAGGCGCAGCCGCAGATTCGACGGGCTCTGGTTATAGGGGCAAGAGAATTCATCAAAAAATTGCGAAGGAAGTTCTTTTCCCAACGATCGCCGCCTATACAAAGCGGGGAGATCGGCCAGCCAAAAAAACCGGAAAGGGAGTTCCTTC is a window of Geobacillus kaustophilus DNA encoding:
- a CDS encoding YflJ family protein — its product is MAHFGSKGWLVAELKKAGIARHPVGRKKIETYKATELYGLYRKYVQKTC
- a CDS encoding NETI motif-containing protein, with amino-acid sequence MKKKRFTVAEGETIAACLERMKQEGYRPVRRIEQPIFREVETNGETMVEPCGRIIEFEGVRDEP